A section of the Falco biarmicus isolate bFalBia1 chromosome 3, bFalBia1.pri, whole genome shotgun sequence genome encodes:
- the DECR1 gene encoding 2,4-dienoyl-CoA reductase [(3E)-enoyl-CoA-producing], mitochondrial, protein MAAAVRLGRRGVRGGAAACFSGIRRFFSRGPNVLHQDSNAPQAAFFSPLQKAMLPPNTFQGKVAFITGGGTGIGKGMTTTLSSLGAVCVIASRKLDVLKGTAEEISSKTGNKVHAIQCDVREPVSVKNAVAELIQVAGHPDVVINNAAGNFISPSERLSANAWKTITDIVLNGTAFITLEIGKELIKVKKGAAFLAITTIYAESGSGFVLPSASAKAGVEAMSKSLAAEWGRYGMRFNVIQPGPIKTKGAFSRLDPTGSFEKKLIERIPCGRLGTVEEIANLAAYFCSDYASWVNGAVIRMDGGEYVSMAGEFNDLKKVTKEQWDMMEAMIRKTKGS, encoded by the exons ATGGCGGCGGCGGTCCGGCTGGGGCGGCGCGGCGTCCGTGGGGGTGCCGCGGCCTGCTTCTCTGGCATCCGGCGG tttttcagccGTGGGCCAAATGTGCTGCATCAAGACAGCAATGCACCGCAAGCTGCATTCTTTTCACCTCTTCAAAAAGCGATGTTGCCACCAAATACCTTTCAAGGGAAAGTGGCCTTTATAACTGGTGGAGGTACTGGGATTGGCAAAGGGATGACAACAACTTTGTCCAGTTTAGGTGCCGTGTGTGTTATAGCAAGCCG GAAGCTTGATGTTTTGaaaggaacagcagaagaaatttcttctaaaacagGCAATAAG GTTCATGCCATCCAGTGTGATGTGAGAGAGCCAGTTTCAGTTAAGAATGCTGTTGCCGAATTAATCCAAGTGGCAGGACATCCTGAT GTTGTGATAAACAATGCAGCTGGAAACTTTATTTCCCCTTCTGAACGACTTTCTGCTAATGCATGGAAAACAATAACTGATATTGTTCTTAATGGTACTGCTTTTATAACTCTGGAAATCGGAAAGGAGCtcattaaagtaaaaaaag GAGCAGCATTCCTGGCTATTACAACAATTTATGCAGAGAGTGGTTCAGGATTTGTGTTGCCAAGCGCCTCTGCCAAAGCTGGTGTAGAAGCAATGAGCAA GTCTCTTGCGGCTGAGTGGGGTAGATATGGCATGAGATTCAATGTGATTCAACCAGGTCCAATAAAAACAAAG GGTGCTTTTAGCCGCCTTGACCCGACAGGCTCATTTGAGAAGAAACTTATTGAGAGGATTCCCTGTGGTCGTCTGGGAACTGTAGAAGAAATAGCAAATCTTGCTGCCTATTTCTGCAGTGACTATGCAAGCTGGGTTAATGGAGCA GTTATTAGAATGGATGGTGGAGAATATGTTTCTATGGCAGGAGAATTCAATGATTTGAAGAAG gttACCAAAGAGCAGTGGGATATGATGGAAGCAatgattagaaaaacaaaaggctCTTAA